Proteins from a genomic interval of Periophthalmus magnuspinnatus isolate fPerMag1 chromosome 11, fPerMag1.2.pri, whole genome shotgun sequence:
- the exosc7 gene encoding exosome complex component RRP42, producing the protein MATVQVSEAEKVYILHGIRDDLRVDGRGCEDYRHMEIETDVVSNTDGSAKVTLGHTAVLVGVKAEIGKPRPMLPDEGYLEFFVDCSANATPEFEGRGGEELGTELSNTLYKVFNNKNSVNLKSLCILKGEHCWVLYVDVLLLQCDGNLYDAISIAIKAALFNTKIPKVHISSDDEGSKEIELSDDPYDCMRLNVENVPCIVTLCKVGHRHVVDASLQEKACSVASLLIAVTQKGTVTCLRKVGGGSLDPESVFEMTETGKRVGKALHAPLMNLLQQEEKLGKTRQKVGFLG; encoded by the exons ATGGCAACAGTTCAAGTTAGCGAGGCTGAAAAAGTCTATATTTTACACGGCATACGG GATGACTTAAGGGTGGATGGAAGAGGCTGTGAAGATTACAGACACATGGAAATTGAAACTGATGTTGTGTCCAATACAGACGGATCTGCAAAAGTCACACTG GGACACACAGCGGTTCTAGTTGGGGTCAAGGCTGAAATAGGAAAACCACGGCCCATGTTACCAGATGAAGGATATCTGGAGTTCTTTGTTGATTG TTCAGCCAATGCAACTCCTGAGTTTGAGggcagaggaggtgaagagctTGGGACTGAGCTGAGTAACACTTTGTACAAAGTcttcaacaacaaaaacagtgtaAATCTGAAGAGTCTGTGTATCCTCAAAGGAGAGCACTGCTGGGTTCTCTACGTCGATGTTCTT CTTTTGCAATGTGATGGAAACCTGTATGATGCCATTTCAATAGCAATCAAGGCAGCTCTCTTCAACACAAA GATCCCAAAAGTGCACATATCTTCTGATGATGAAGGAAGCAAAGAGATTGAGCTTTCAGATGACCCTTATGACTGCATGAGATTGAATGTGGAAAATGTTCCATGCATCGTTACTTTGTGCAAG GTGGGGCACAGACATGTGGTTGATGCGTCGCTGCAGGAGAAGGCGTGCTCTGTGGCCAGTCTGCTGATTGCAGTGACACAGAAGGGCACAGTGACCTGCCTGAGGAAAGTGGGAGGAGGGAGTCTGGACCCAGAGTCTGTGTTTGAGATGACAGAG ACAGGAAAACGTGTTGGAAAAGCTCTGCACGCTCCACTCATGAATCTTCTGCAGCAGGAAGAGAAACTGGGAAAGACGAGACAAAAAGTCGGATTTCTTGGATAG
- the clec3bb gene encoding tetranectin, whose product MELRGACVLLGLLLLLNSSVQQNPIKKKPVKKDVTKDSAIENLQKQINDIVLEMNLLKEQQALQTVCLKGIKILNKCFLVDLVKKRYHTASEDCNQMGGVLAAPLSSSENDQLRDYVRQSLGQDQQIWLGINDMITEGDWMDQTGVKITYKNWDMSNYRSPQPDGGMSQNCAVLSAASNGKWFDENCREEKASVCQFNIV is encoded by the exons ATGGAGCTAAGAGGAGCGTGTGTTCTGCtggggctgctgctgctgctgaacaGCTCTGTGCAGCAAAACCCAATCAAGAAGAAACCAGTCAAGAAAG ATGTGACCAAAGATTCAGCAATTGAGAATCTACAGAAACAGATCAATGACATCGTCCTGGAGATGAACTTACTAAAGGAGCAACAGGCTCTCCAAACAG TTTGTTTGAAAGGCATAAAAATCCTCAACAAGTGCTTTTTGGTTGACTTGGTGAAGAAGAGGTACCACACTGCCAGCGAGGACTGTAACCAAATGGGAGGGGTCCTGGCCGCACCTCTGTCCAGCTCTGAAAATGACCAACTTCGGGACTATGTTCGTCAGAGCTTGGGGCAGGATCAGCAGATCTGGTTGGGAATCAATGACATGATTACAGAGGGGGACTGGATGGACCAAACAGGGGTGaaaatcacatacaaaaacTGGGACATGTCCAACTATAGGTCCCCCCAACCAGATGGAGGTATGTCCCAAAACTGCGCCGTCCTGTCAGCAGCGTCCAACGGGAAGTGGTTTGACGAAAACTGTCGAGAGGAGAAAGCCTCTGTCTGTCAGTTTAACATTGTCTGA